The following proteins are co-located in the Colletotrichum lupini chromosome 4, complete sequence genome:
- a CDS encoding V-type proton ATPase catalytic subunit A — translation MAEHNIVVFAGDHCGPEVIAEAIKVIKTVEKLSPTAGKFNLQDHLLGGCSIDQTGSPLTDEALAAAKAADAVLLGAIGGPEWGTGAVRPEQGLLKLRSEMCAYGNLRPCFFASDALVESSPLKASVCRGTDMIIVRELTSGLYFGERKEYDGTNAFDTTVYTKPEIERIARLGGILARKRGDSRVISLDKANVLATSRLWRTVVDEVYKNEFPDLKVEHQLIDSAAMIMVKNPTHLNGVLLAPNLAGDILSDEASAITGSIGLLPSASLCGVGTAVPSICEPIHGSAPDISGKGIVNPIGTILSVAMMFRYSLNLGHEAKLVEDAVRVAIDAGLRTKDMGGNTSTAEAGDLIVAELSKILKADVEALEIASAQPLTTPRRHSSSPPFPSTADPPTSSIDSPFVTTLHEPSPARVEPPSMPPVSTPIPTPRCRHRRKQKKEAKVEQEEDLGHGKIFSVSGPVIVAEDMIGVAMYELVRVSHDNLVGEVIRINGDQATIQVYEETAGVTVGDPVYRTGKPLSVELGPGLLNGIYDGIQRPLEKISEMSKTIYIPRGIAVPALDRNKKWDFEPTAKVGDHISGGDVWGTVNENSFISVHRILLPPRARGTITKIASKGQYTVAEPLLEVEFDGKKTEYPMMQTWPVRVPRPTTEKLQANEPFIVGQRVLDALFPSVQGGTVAIPGAFGCGKTVISQSVSKFSNSDVIVYVGCGERGNEMAEVLKDFPELTIDVDGRKEPIMKRTTLIANTSNMPVAAREASIYTGITVAEYFRDQGLDVAMMADSSSRWAEALREISGRLGEMPADQGFPAYLGAKLASFYERAGRVVSLGSPERNGSVSIVGAVSPPGGDFSDPVTTSTLGIVQVFWGLDKKLAQRKHFPSINTSLSYSKYTMVLDKWYEKDYPDFPRLRDRIRQLLSDSEELDQVVQLVGKSALSDPDKITLDIAALLKEDFLQQNGYSDYDQFCPLWKTEWMMKLMVGFHDEAQKAIAQGQSWAKVREATGDLQAKLRQLKFEVPSEGQEAIEKKYEDIQQQMLDKFASVLKVRPAYRVGEDVDRGTRRCLVSYVQLYNNNRASSVLEALELIFTVSLPGDIAVPDAV, via the exons ATGGCGGAACACAACATTGTTGTCTTTGCGGGCGACCACTGCGGCCCAGAG GTCATTGCTGAGGCAATCAAG GTCATCAAGACAGTCGAGAAGTTGAGCCCGACTGCTGGCAAGTTCAATCTGCAGGACCACCTGCTTGGAGGG TGCTCCATCGACCAGACCGGCTCCCCCCTCACCGACGAGGCCCTCGCTGCCGCCAAAGCCGCCGATGCCGTGCTTCTCGGCGCCATCGGTGGCCCCGAATGGGGCACCGGCGCCGTCCGCCCGGAGCAGGGTCTCCTGAAGCTGCGCAGTGAGATGTGCGCCTACGGCAACCTCCGTCCCTGCTTCTTCGCGTCCGACGCCCTCGTCGAGTCCTCCCCCCTGAAGGCGTCCGTCTGCCGCGGCACCGACATGATTATCGTTCGCGAGTTGACTTCGGGCCTGTATTTCGGAGAGCGAAAGGAGTACGATGGAACCAATGCGTTCGACACTACCGTTTACACGAAACCAGAGATTGAGCGTATCGCGCGCTTGGGCGGTATCCTGGCCAGGAAAAGGGGAGATTCGCGGGTTATCTCGCTCGACAAGGCAAACGTGCTGGCGACGAGCAGACTCTGGCGTACTGTCGTCGATGAGGTCTACAAGAACGAGTTCCCTGATCTCAAGGTTGAGCACCAGCTTATCGACAGCGCCGCCATGATCATGGTCAAGAACCCGACGCATCTGAATGGCGTCCTGTTGGCGCCTAACTTGGCTG GCGATATCCTTAGCGACGAGGCGAGCGCCATCACTGGAAGCATAGGACTCCTCCCCAGCGCAAGTCTCTGCGGAGTGGGCACCGCAGTGCCTTCTATTTGCGAACCTATTCACG GGAGCGCGCCGGACATTTCAGGCAAGGGTATTGTG AACCCCATTGGCACCATCCTTTCCGTGGCCATGATGTTCCGGTACTCTCTGAACCTCGGCCACGAGGCCAAGCTCGTCGAGGACGCGGTTCGCGTCGCCATCGATGCCGGGTTGAGAACCAAGGATATGGGCGGCAACACGAGCACCGCCGAGGCAGGAGATCTCATCGTTGCTGAGCTGTCCAAGATTCTCAAGGC TGACGTCGAAGCTCTGGAGATAGCTTCTGCTCAACCTCTAACAACACCTCGACGACATTCATCTAGCCCGCCCTTCCCCTCAACCGCCGACCCTCCTACATCCTCCATCGACTCTCCCTTTGTGACGACGCTACACGAGCCGAGCCCTGCTCGCGTCGAACCGCCCAGCATGCCTCCTGTAAGCACCCCGATCCCAACGCCCCGTTGTCGCCATCGCCGC AAGCAGAAGAAAGAAGCCAAGGTCGAGCAGGAGGAGGATCTCGGACATG GCAAGATCTTCTCCGTCTCAGG ACCCGTCATTGTTGCCGAGGACATGATTGGTGTTGCTATGTACGAGTTG GTTAGAGTCAGTCACGATAACCTAGTCGGTGAAGTCATTCGAATCAACGGCGACCAAGCAACCATCCAGGTCTACGAGGAGACTG CTGGTGTCACTGTCGGTGACCCCGTCTACCGCACCGGAAAGCCCCTCTCCGTCGAGCTCGGCCCCGGTCTGCTCAACGGTATTTACGATGGTATCCAAAGACCTCTCGAGAAGATCAGCGAAATGTCGAAGACCATTTACATTCCCCGCGGTATCGCCGTCCCTGCCCTCGACCGTAATAAGAAGTGGGATTTCGAACCCACCGCAAAGGTCGGCGACCACATCTCAGGCGGCGACGTCTGGGGTACCGTCAACGAGAACTCGTTCATTTCCGTCCACCGAATCTTGCTCCCTCCTCGCGCCCGCGGTACCATCACGAAGATCGCCAGCAAGGGACAGTACACCGTCGCCGAGCCCCTGCTCGAGGTCGAGTTCGATGGAAAGAAGACCGAGTACCCCATGATGCAGACTTGGCCTGTGCGAGTTCCCCGCCCTACCACCGAGAAGCTCCAGGCGAACGAGCCCTTCATCGTCGGTCAGAGAGTGCTGGACGCCCTTTTCCCCAGTGTCCAGGGTGGTACCGTCGCCATTCCTGGTGCTTTCGGCTGTGGCAAGACTGTCATTAGTCAGTCTGTGTCCAAGTTCTCCAACTCCGATGTCATCGTCTATGTCGGCTGTGGTGAGCGCGGAAACGAGATGGCCGAAGTCTTGAAGGATTTCCCCGAGCTTACCATTGACGTTGACGGTCGCAAGGAGCCCATCATGAAGCGTACCACCCTCATCGCCAACACCTCCAACATGCCCGTCGCTGCTCGTGAGGCCTCTATTTACACCGGTATCACGGTCGCCGAGTACTTCCGTGACCAAGGTCTCGACGTTGCCATGATGGCTGACTCCTCCTCGCGTTGGGCTGAGGCTCTTCGTGAAATTTCTGGTCGTTTGGGAGAAATGCCTGCTGATCAAGGTTTCCCGGCCTACCTCGGTGCCAAGCTTGCCTCTTTCTACGAGCGTGCCGGTCGCGTCGTGTCTCTCGGTTCACCTGAGCGAAACGGCAGTGTCAGCATTGTCGGTGCCGTCAGTCCCCCTGGTGGTGATTTCTCCGATCCCGTCACTACTTCAACTCTCGGTATCGTACAGGTCTTCTGGGGTCTCGACAAGAAGCTCGCGCAGCGCAAGCACTTCCCCTCCATCAACACCTCGCTCAGTTACTCCAAGTACACCATGGTTCTCGACAAGTGGTATGAAAAGGATTACCCCGACTTCCCCCGTCTCCGTGACCGCATCAGACAGCTCTTGTCCGACTCTGAGGAGCTTGACCAGGTCGTGCAGCTGGTCGGAAAGAGTGCGCTGTCTGACCCCGACAAAATCACTCTGGATATCGCCGCGCTTCTGAAGGAAGATTTCCTGCAGCAAAACGGTTACTCAGATTATGACCAGTTCTGCCCGCTGTGGAAGACGGAGTGGATGATGAAGCTTATGGTTGGCTTCCACGACGAGGCACAAAAGGCCATTGCTCAAGGCCAGAGCTGGGCCAAGGTCCGTGAGGCCACCGGTGATTTGCAGGCCAAGCTGCGTCAACTCAAGTTCGAGGTTCCCTCCGAGGGCCAGGAGGCTATCGAGAAGAAG TACGAGGATATTCAGCAGCAGATGCTGGACAAGTTTGCCTCTGTT TTGAAAGTGAGACCGGCATACCGCGTGGGTGAAGATGTAGATCGAGGCACTCGAAGGTGCCTGGTCAGCTACGTCCAACTCTACAATAACAACAGAGCTAGCTCTGTGCTTGAAGCCCTGGAGCTCATCTTTACCGTTAGTCTACCGGGCGATATCGCCGTACCCGATGCTGTCTAG
- a CDS encoding cytokinesis protein sepA, which yields MSSTDKSRQSSGGKSFFSRSRKDKRNTSDEGRHLADYSDTASVHSRASRHHRDSSVVSIDQYPESGMTAGPMTSIPYDSIPDSRSPVPIEYLPKGDQAAVLRPSPSPHHLNKVTSDFHQYPTFDPSTMAGGAGSHASAQRATQSNITMASTGRQTQYQQWGPGPARGSTASTINGSHNPRYDSYMTSAGRSSADQASIFSSGNGGTYDLAANRSSRPALPSASSQSSYSSHMSYRDSTHPSSHRLTKFPGMGPTGHDGFHFPRPDNDEIIGQMFLALMQKRGWHNLPEQARRQMVAYAPDKKWTLLYQDRLTEWQGEQKRRQTAKPNQYAAPEILVNSDEEGSPEWYVRRVMDNSLDTKGLGSLEVNLRTQQIGWVKRFIECQGQVALTNVLMKINRKTATGPVQDGRSDRNFDREYDIIKCLKALMNTKFGADDALVHQQVIIALATSLTSQRLTTRKLVSEVLTFLCHWGDGEGHLKVIQALDSVKAQQGENGRFDAWMRLVEVTVDGRGKMGSMVGASDEVRSGGIGMENLLMEYAVATLILINMIVDAPEKDLQLRMHIRAQFTACGIRRILTKMESFQYDLIDKQIERFRTNEAIDYEDLLEKENNSIKDSVEGEVKDLNDPVQIVDAIQQRLRGSKTQDYFISALQHLLLIRDNDGEERLRMFQLVDSMLSYVAMDRRLPNMDLKQSLNFTVQSLLDKLHTDSEARQAQDEALEARQVADAAMAERDEMRERLELGADGLVAKLQKQLDEQARFIEAQRRQAEGLKAELENIQTLRQKEAQRYELETRELYLMLRDAQDVAASNAVKGTNKLGEEDPARMQGILDRDRLMERLQMQIERQKTQFKLEGRVWGDAVGPSDRLRALREEMDDSTMGSGLGTPPRDFTNSMLGSVNRNTKITRKPVNGRGEPMEGDFPDGEDVEMDEDGVVYEKPRVVEIRRPVMDPNQKAGLFGEMAGKVKKYEGSDSEDAEGATTGPSHPSLESGSPITPADGEPPKIQITGAAAPPPPPPPPPMPGQTGVPPPPPPPPPPPPPMPGMLSPTGAPPPPPPPPPPPPPGGLPGMPPPPPPPLPGAISGHFLSQATPFAGGNTIGLPIVRPKKKLKALHWDKVDSHMTTHWAAHAPSAEEREEKYLELSRKGILDEVEKLFMAKEIKRLGVGGGAKKDDKKQIISGDLRKAFEIAFAKLSQVSVEKIVQSIIHCDKEILDNSVVMDFLRKDDLCNIPDNTAKQMAPYSKDWTGANPDKAEREQDPAELTRQDQIYLFTAFELHHYWKARMRALALTRSFEPDFDEITEKMRQVVAVSESLRDSVSLMNVLGLILDIGNYMNDANKQARGFKLSSLARLGMVKDDKNESTLADLVERIVRNQYPEWEDFSEDINGVVMAQKINIEQVQQDAKQYIDTVKNVQMSLDAGNLSDSKKFHPQDRVSQIVQRIMKDARRKAEEMQLYLEEMMKTYNDIMVFYGEDPTDENARRDFFAKLAMFIMGWKKSREKNVQLEETRRRNEASMKRKHAQLQVSNAKVDGAPPSPSSAGAMDSLLEKLRAAAPQTRDQRDRRRRARLKDRHQVRVASGQKIPDPDEIPEVEASIQQAPKEATIDEEGNPISPGLSSPREAGEDDVADRAALLLQGIRGGDGADEADPEKRESLRRSRRQTAEEERRMRRRRREKATSTNTAVSEGDTTVTEAKEEEIPPTPSTENTPVEP from the exons ATGTCTTCCACCGACAAGTCGAGACAATCTTCAGGAGGAAAGTCTTTCTTCTCGCGAAGCAGGAAAGACAAACGCAACACCAGCGACGAAGGTCGCCATCTGGCCGATTACTCCGATACGGCCAGCGTACACTCGCGCGCATCTCGCCACCATCGCGACTCGTccgtcgtttcgatcgaccAATACCCCGAATCCGGCATGACTGCTGGCCCCATGACGAGTATCCCCTACGACAGCATACCCGATTCTCGATCACCAGTGCCCATCGAATACTTACCCAAAGGCGACCAAGCAGCGGTGCTTCGCCCGAGTCCTTCGCCGCATCATCTCAATAAAGTTACAAGCGACTTTCATCAGTATCCCACCTTCGACCCGTCCACAATGGCGGGGGGAGCGGGCTCACATGCGTCGGCGCAGCGTGCGACGCAGTCAAATATCACAATGGCCAGTACAGGCCGCCAGACGCAATACCAACAGTGGGGACCAGGGCCTGCTCGCGGAAGCACGGCGAGCACAATCAATGGGTCCCACAACCCCAGATACGATTCGTACATGACATCGGCGGGTCGTAGTTCCGCTGACCAAGCCAGCATATTCTCATCAGGTAATGGAGGCACCTATGACTTGGCAGCAAATCGCTCATCAAGACCAGCGCTGCCCAGTGCTTCTTCGCAGAGTTCCTATTCCTCGCACATGTCCTATAGGGACTCGACGCACCCTTCCTCGCACCGACTGACAAAGTTCCCCGGCATGGGGCCCACTGGACACGATGGGTTTCATTTCCCCCGGCCGGATAACGACGAAATTATCGGCCAGATGTTTCTGGCCTTGATGCAAAAACGAGGATGGCACAACCTACCCGAGCAGGCTCGCCGACAGATGGTCGCGTACGCGCCGGACAAGAAATGGACGCTTTTATACCAGGACCGATTGACCGAGTGGCAAGGAGAGCAGAAAAGGAGGCAAACAGCGAAACCGAATCAGTATGCGGCCCCAGAGATTCTGGTCAACTCGGACGAGGAGGGTTCACCAGAATGGTATGTCCGGCGCGTGATGGATAACAGCTTGGACACAAAGGGCTTGGGGAGTTTGGAGGTCAATCTCAGAACGCAACAGATTGGTTGGGTTAAGCGCTTCATCGAGTGTCAGGGGCAAGTCGCGTTGACCAACGTTCTCATGAAGATCAACCGCAAGACCGCAACGGGACCAGTACAAGATGGGAGATCAGACCGAAACTTCGACCGCGAATACGACATCATCAAGTGTCTCAAGGCCTTGATGAACACCAAGTTCGGCGCCGACGATGCTCTAGTCCATCAACAAGTCATTATCGCGTTAGCGACCTCCCTGACCTCCCAGCGCTTGACAACTCGCAAGTTGGTCAGCGAAGTACTCACTTTCTTGTGTCACTGGGGCGATGGGGAAGGTCACCTCAAGGTTATCCAAGCTCTCGATTCCGTCAAGGCACAGCAAGGAGAAAATGGCCGCTTCGACGCTTGGATGCGGCTTGTTGAAGTTACAGTGGACGGGCGTGGAAAGATGGGCAGTATGGTCGGAGCCAGTGATGAGGTCCGGAGCGGTGGCATCGGCATGGAGAACCTGCTCATGGAATACGCCGTCGCGACGCTGATTCTTATCAACATGATTGTCGATGCGCCGGAGAAGGACCTGCAACTGCGAATGCACATTCGCGCCCAGTTTACAGCATGCGGCATCAGGCGCATCCTGACCAAGATGGAGTCGTTCCAATACGACCTCATCGACAAGCAGATTGAGCGTTTCCGAACCAACGAGGCCATCGACTACGAGGATCTGCTGGAAAAGGAAAACAACAGCATTAAGGACAGCGTCGAAGGAGAAGTTAAAGACCTCAACGACCCTGTCCAGATTGTGGATGCCATCCAGCAGCGCCTGCGTGGGAGCAAGACGCAGGACTACTTTATCTCAGCGCTGCAGCATCTGCTGCTCATTCGTGACAATGATGGCGAAGAGCGACTGCGGATGTTCCAGCTGGTGGACTCAATGTTGAGCTACGTGGCCATGGATAGGCGTTTGCCCAACATGGACCTCAAGCAAAGTCTGAACTTCACTGTCCAGAGTCTGTTAGATAAGCTTCACACGGATTCAGAGGCCCGGCAAGCCCAAGATGAGGCACTCGAGGCACGCCAGGTTGCTGACGCTGCCATGGCGGAGAGAGATGAGATGAGGGAGAGGTTAGAGCTGGGCGCCGATGGACTAGTGGCAAAGCTCCAAAAGCAACTAGATGAGCAGGCGAGATTCATTGAAGCTCAAAGGCGGCAAGCCGAAGGCCTGAAAGCTGAGCTCGAGAACATTCAAACGCTGCGTCAGAAGGAAGCCCAACGGTACGAGCTCGAGACCCGAGAGCTTTACCTCATGCTTAGAGACGCACAAGACGTTGCTGCCTCTAATGCCGTTAAGGGCACCAACAAGCTTGGGGAAGAAGATCCGGCTCGGATGCAGGGCATTTTGGACCGTGACCGACTCATGGAGCGTCTTCAGATGCAGATCGAACGCCAAAAGACCCAATTCAAGCTGGAGGGTAGAGTGTGGGGAGATGCCGTCGGGCCATCTGATCGACTACGCGCTCTCCGCGAGGAGATGGACGACAGCACGATGGGGTCAGGACTTGGTACGCCGCCAAGAGACTTCACAAACAGTATGCTCGGAAGCGTCAACCGCAACACAAAGATCACCCGCAAGCCAGTCAACGGCCGTGGCGAACCTATGGAAGGTGATTTCCCCGATGGCGAAGATGTCGAGATGGACGAGGACGGAGTTGTCTATGAGAAGCCCCGGGTCGTTGAGATCCGCCGCCCCGTTATGGACCCCAACCAAAAAGCCGGTCTCTTTGGCGAGATGGCCGGCAAGGTCAAGAAATACGAGGGAAGCGATTCAGAAGACGCCGAGGGCGCAACCACTGGCCCTTCTCATCCCAGCCTCGAGTCCGGCTCTCCAATTACACCTGCCGATGGCGAACCTCCCAAGATCCAAATTACCGGGGCTGCCGctccccctcctccaccTCCCCCGCCGCCTATGCCCGGTCAAACCGGTgttccaccaccacctcctcCCCCGCCACCCCCGCCTCCGCCTATGCCGGGAATGCTGTCCCCGACTGGTGCTCCACctccgccgcctccgccACCGCCTCCGCCACCCCCAGGCGGTCTTCCGGGAATGCCACcacctccccctcccccattGCCTGGCGCCATATCAGGCCACTTCCTATCACAGGCAACACCCTTCGCCGGCGGGAACACTATCGGCTTGCCTATTGTTCGTCCAAAGAAGAAACTCAAGGCTCTTCATTGGGACAAGGTCGACTCTCACATGACTACGCATTGGGCTGCCCATGCCCCGTCTGCTGAGGAGCGCGAAGAGAAGTATCTCGAACTCAGCCGCAAGGGCATTTTGGACGAGGTTGAGAAGCTCTTCATGGCCAAGGAAATCAAGAGACTCGGAGTTGGTGGTGGCGCAAAGAAGGATGACAAGAAGCAAATCATCTCCGGCGACCTCCGCAAAGCTTTCG aaattgcCTTCGCCAAACTTTCTCAGGTTTCCGTTGAGAAAATCGTGCAGTCCATCATCCATTGTGACAAGGAGATCCTCGATAACTCGGTCGTCATGGACTTCTTGCGCAAGGATGATCTGTGTAATATCCCGGATAACACAGCGAAGCAGATGGCTCCGTACAGCAAGGATTGGACTGGCGCAAACCCCGACAAGGCCGAACGCGAACAGGACCCTGCCGAACTCACCAGACAGGATCAGATTTACCTGTTCACAGCCTTTGAACTGCATCATTACTGGAAGGCCCGTATGCGAGCTCTGGCCCTTACTAGGAGCTTTGAGCCCGACTTTGACGAGATCACGGAGAAGATGCGACAAGTCGTCGCCGTGTCCGAGTCTTTGCGAGACTCCGTGTCCCTCATGAACGTTCTCGGTCTCATTCTCGATATCGGAAACTACATGAACGACGCCAACAAGCAGGCCCGCGGTTTCAAGCTGAGCTCTCTTGCCCGTCTGGGCATGGTCAAGGATGACAAGAACGAATCTACGCTCGCCGATCTCGTCGAGCGAATCGTTCGTAATCAGTACCCCGAATGGGAAGACTTTTCGGAAGACATCAACGGTGTCGTGATGGCTCAAAAGATCAACATTGAGCAAGTTCAGCAAGACGCCAAACAATACATTGACACAGTGAAGAACGTTCAAATGTCTCTCGACGCCGGTAATCTCAGCGATTCCAAGAAGTTCCATCCCCAAGATCGCGTTAGTCAAATTGTCCAAAGAATCATGAAGGACGCGAGAAGAAAGGCCGAGGAGATGCAGCTGTACCTGGAGGAGATGATGAAGACATACAACGATATCATGGTCTTTTATGGCGAAGACCCCACCGACGAGAACGCCCGCAGAGACTTCTTTGCCAAGCTTGCCATGTTCATTATGGGCTGGAAGAAGTCCCGGGAGAAGAACGTTCAGCTCGAGGAGACGCGCAGGCGCAACGAGGCGTCTATGAAGCGGAAGCACGCCCAACTCCAGGTATCAAATGCCAAGGTGGACGGAGCACCGCCCTCGCCATCAAGCGCAGGTGCCATGGACTCCCTGCTGGAGAAGCTGCGCGCTGCTGCGCCTCAGACACGAGACCAGAGAGATCGTCGTCGCAGGGCCAGACTCAAGGATCGTCATCAGGTGCGAGTCGCATCTGGACAGAAAATCCCTGATCCAGACGAAATCCCCGAGGTCGAAGCCTCCATACAACAAGCGCCCAAGGAGGCGACTATTGACGAAGAAGGCAACCCCATCAGCCCGGGACTGTCGTCACCCAGAGAAGCTGGAGAGGACGACGTGGCCGATCGTGCGGCGTTGTTGCTACAAGGTATACGTGGAGGAGACGGGGCCGATGAGGCCGACCCGGAGAAGCGAGAGAGCTTACGGCGCTCGAGGAGGCAGACGGCCGAGGAAGAGAGGAGGATGAGAAGACGCAGGCGGGAAAAAGCAACATCCACAAACACTGCCGTCAGCGAAGGAGACACGACTGTGACGGAagcgaaggaggaggagataCCCCCGACACCTTCGACCGAGAACACACCTGTAGAGCCATGA